One Clavelina lepadiformis chromosome 1, kaClaLepa1.1, whole genome shotgun sequence genomic region harbors:
- the LOC143459422 gene encoding uncharacterized protein LOC143459422 isoform X2 — MAPNPENDEKKENEMLQGSLTDVNEVTENEDVGKKAFKVQLQAPVTSDEDEYDTDLEMEDTSVNKYRSMTAKDTYVKYCEQLGVVPASYFLAHMNDEVLNMSHHSLGPNGAKAIAAPLVVNTSILELNIEDNWITSEGMQDIAEMLMENCYICYLNISCNKLGTEGARFVCEVLQENTSLKELNVSRNDFKDSDAQYFAEALKQNFRLKELNLSGNAFCEVGGEWLGQAIASNEAIKRLNLSWNHLRRKGALAICAGMKLNITIKSLDLSWNGFADEGAMAMGEALKTNNSLTWLDLSNNRITGKGAFMLAKGLEINDTLKTLKLGENPIGGDGALILLRSIAKNEKSALEDLDLRGIQISKEFKDLAEELKQRAMAAKGSSTSFSFTTNRRETSGEGFTRRGSPQDDPMMLLQNFLQEKRLRLVDLFKSFDKDTSWKISPQEFQRGIQNAGIPFTKKQLKNLVSSLDVDVDGQVDYKVLESKRNVFESQMQM; from the exons atggCGCCAAACCCGGAAAACGacgaaaaaaaagaaaatgaaatgttgCAGGGAAGTCTAACAGATGTTAATGAAGTCACGGAAAATGAG GATGTTGGAAAGAAAGCCTTTAAAGTCCAACTTCAAGCTCCAGTGACAAGCGATGAAGACGAATACGACACCGATTTGGAAATGGAAG ATACATCAGTGAATAAGTACCGCAGCATGACAGCAAAAGACACATACGTCAAATACTGCGAGCAACTCGGCGTGGTACCAGCCTCGTATTTTCTAGCGCATATGAACGACGAAGTGTTGAATATGAGCCACCACAGTCTGGGTCCGAATGGAGCCAAAGCTATTGCAGCACCGTTGGTG GTGAACACGTCCATCTTGGAACTGAATATCGAAGACAATTGGATTACGTCTGAAGGCATGCAGGATATTGCTGAAATGTTGATGGAAAATTGCTACATTTGCTACTTG AATATATCTTGCAACAAACTGGGCACTGAGGGAGCTCGATTTGTGTGCGAGGTGCTGCAAGAAAACACGTCTTTGAAAGAACTCAACGTTTCCAGAAATGACTTCAAAGATTCGGACGCCCAGTATTTTGCGGAAGCgctcaaacaaaattttcgtTTGAAG GAATTAAATCTGAGTGGCAATGCCTTTTGTGAAGTCGGTGGGGAGTGGCTAGGTCAAGCAATTGCGTCAAACGAAGCCATAAAACGCCTTAATTTAAGCTGGAATCATTTGAGGCGAAAG GGAGCGTTAGCAATTTGCGCAGGGATGAAGTTAAACATCACAATAAAATCCCTTGATTTATCCTGGAATGGGTTTGCGGATGAGGGCGCTATGGCGATGGGTGAAGCACTGAAGACAAACAACTCCCTCACGTGGCTTGATTTGAGCAACAACAGAATCACGGGAAAAG GTGCCTTTATGCTCGCCAAAGGTCTTGAAATCAACGACACGTTAAAAACACTCAAATTGGGAGAAAACCCGATCGGAGGAGACGGAGCTTTAATATTACTCCGATCTATTGCTAAGAACGAAAAATCTGCTCTGGAGGACCTAGATCTCAGG GGTATCCAAATCAGCAAAGAATTCAAAGATCTGGCGGAGGAATTAAAACAACGAGCAATGGCCGCTAAAGGGAGCAGTACCTCTTTCTCTTTCACAACAAATCGTAGAGAGACATCTGGCGAGGGATTTACAAGGAGAGGTTCGCCGCAAGATGACCCTATGATGCTGCTCCAG AATTTTCTTCAAGAGAAAAGACTGCGCTTGGTTGACTTGTTCAAAAGCTTTGATAAAGACACAAGCTGGAAAATTTCTCCTCAAGAATTCCAAAGAGGGATCCAGAACGCTGGAATCCCATTCACGAAGAAGCAACTTAAGAATTTAGTCAGCAGCTTGGATGTTGATGTCGACGGGCAGGTCGACTACAA GGTGTTGGAAAGCAAGAGAAACGTATTTGAGAGTCAAATGCAGATGTAA
- the LOC143459422 gene encoding uncharacterized protein LOC143459422 isoform X1 yields MAPNPENDEKKENEMLQGSLTDVNEVTENEDVGKKAFKVQLQAPVTSDEDEYDTDLEMEDTSVNKYRSMTAKDTYVKYCEQLGVVPASYFLAHMNDEVLNMSHHSLGPNGAKAIAAPLVVNTSILELNIEDNWITSEGMQDIAEMLMENCYICYLNISCNKLGTEGARFVCEVLQENTSLKELNVSRNDFKDSDAQYFAEALKQNFRLKELNLSGNAFCEVGGEWLGQAIASNEAIKRLNLSWNHLRRKGALAICAGMKLNITIKSLDLSWNGFADEGAMAMGEALKTNNSLTWLDLSNNRITGKGAFMLAKGLEINDTLKTLKLGENPIGGDGALILLRSIAKNEKSALEDLDLRGIQISKEFKDLAEELKQRAMAAKGSSTSFSFTTNRRETSGEGFTRRGSPQDDPMMLLQNFLQEKRLRLVDLFKSFDKDTSWKISPQEFQRGIQNAGIPFTKKQLKNLVSSLDVDVDGQVDYKELLKGRKEALLRQREEKRKLAKTKARKKEEEEKLKSAWKQAVLATSSTTNSPNASPNLTPLRSRSMVISVEQEKAKVDVTEVTSALLRVHSVETGERRSPTGLASTKVKFLGVEETKTIRSKSALGFASRDESESNQNKSSNDHMVDSEISIPIPVRSSSNYFPSKTVIKTQKQTTAGIPNSRKVI; encoded by the exons atggCGCCAAACCCGGAAAACGacgaaaaaaaagaaaatgaaatgttgCAGGGAAGTCTAACAGATGTTAATGAAGTCACGGAAAATGAG GATGTTGGAAAGAAAGCCTTTAAAGTCCAACTTCAAGCTCCAGTGACAAGCGATGAAGACGAATACGACACCGATTTGGAAATGGAAG ATACATCAGTGAATAAGTACCGCAGCATGACAGCAAAAGACACATACGTCAAATACTGCGAGCAACTCGGCGTGGTACCAGCCTCGTATTTTCTAGCGCATATGAACGACGAAGTGTTGAATATGAGCCACCACAGTCTGGGTCCGAATGGAGCCAAAGCTATTGCAGCACCGTTGGTG GTGAACACGTCCATCTTGGAACTGAATATCGAAGACAATTGGATTACGTCTGAAGGCATGCAGGATATTGCTGAAATGTTGATGGAAAATTGCTACATTTGCTACTTG AATATATCTTGCAACAAACTGGGCACTGAGGGAGCTCGATTTGTGTGCGAGGTGCTGCAAGAAAACACGTCTTTGAAAGAACTCAACGTTTCCAGAAATGACTTCAAAGATTCGGACGCCCAGTATTTTGCGGAAGCgctcaaacaaaattttcgtTTGAAG GAATTAAATCTGAGTGGCAATGCCTTTTGTGAAGTCGGTGGGGAGTGGCTAGGTCAAGCAATTGCGTCAAACGAAGCCATAAAACGCCTTAATTTAAGCTGGAATCATTTGAGGCGAAAG GGAGCGTTAGCAATTTGCGCAGGGATGAAGTTAAACATCACAATAAAATCCCTTGATTTATCCTGGAATGGGTTTGCGGATGAGGGCGCTATGGCGATGGGTGAAGCACTGAAGACAAACAACTCCCTCACGTGGCTTGATTTGAGCAACAACAGAATCACGGGAAAAG GTGCCTTTATGCTCGCCAAAGGTCTTGAAATCAACGACACGTTAAAAACACTCAAATTGGGAGAAAACCCGATCGGAGGAGACGGAGCTTTAATATTACTCCGATCTATTGCTAAGAACGAAAAATCTGCTCTGGAGGACCTAGATCTCAGG GGTATCCAAATCAGCAAAGAATTCAAAGATCTGGCGGAGGAATTAAAACAACGAGCAATGGCCGCTAAAGGGAGCAGTACCTCTTTCTCTTTCACAACAAATCGTAGAGAGACATCTGGCGAGGGATTTACAAGGAGAGGTTCGCCGCAAGATGACCCTATGATGCTGCTCCAG AATTTTCTTCAAGAGAAAAGACTGCGCTTGGTTGACTTGTTCAAAAGCTTTGATAAAGACACAAGCTGGAAAATTTCTCCTCAAGAATTCCAAAGAGGGATCCAGAACGCTGGAATCCCATTCACGAAGAAGCAACTTAAGAATTTAGTCAGCAGCTTGGATGTTGATGTCGACGGGCAGGTCGACTACAA GGAATTACTCAAGGGACGGAAGGAGGCTTTGCTCCGTCAACGTGAGGAAAAGCGAAAATTGGCAAAAACTAAAGCTAGGAAAAAGGAAGAGGAGGAAAAACTCAAATCCGCTTGGAAGCAGGCCGTACTGGCCACGTCATCAACCACAAACAGCCCCAATGCCTCACCTAATCTCACTCCCCTGCGCAGTCGAAGCATGGTTATTTCTGTAGAACAGGAAAAAGCAAAAGTTGACGTGACAGAGGTTACTAGCGCCCTCTTGCGAGTTCATAGCGTGGAGACGGGTGAAAGAAGAAGTCCTACTGGTCTGGCTTCAACAAAGGTGAAGTTTTTAGGCGTTGAGGAGACAAAAACAATTCGATCAAAATCGGCTCTGGGATTCGCTTCAAGAGACGAATCGGAaagcaatcaaaacaaaagctCCAATGATCATATGGTGGATAGCGAGATCTCCATTCCTATCCCAGTTCGATCAAGTAGCAACTATTTTCCATCCAAGACAGTTATCAAAACACAGAAACAAACAACCGCAGGAATTCCCAACTCGCGAAAAGTTATTTAG
- the LOC143459434 gene encoding amino acid transporter heavy chain SLC3A2-like gives MGSPEKPIDVEMGDMNDETKQLNPDVKTDSELKEEDKEERFTGLKKEELMEIANQPHWVRARWALFIIFWIIWVAMLAGAIFIVVTAPKCKPEPTPQWYQDVVVYEAKVDEFAQNFKGMEDHLDYVSKSLFSKAVMVAGAGKESDPAAVTNNDDAGFESLVKTANEKEMKVMVDIPVDTLSTMHDNFAQSATAACASDASGMYCNFFVWKANGSTSNTDDYAEWVYNPDRMANYKVSKDSPNRAFLNYESPKAWEFVKMLVKSWFDRKVDGIQIRDVGHVQNIEPNKLVKDIWEKFYTNETSNEALFVYSSSPNPELNPVMLDVNNTNTGKSPMILSDHLSSHANLEAAGKMMRDAIEGWRNSTRQIGANLLTPLGGSLVETRFSNTSMGAALNLLSISIPGVPVIRSGDEVGASSPVLTWEASDPDSAPVNSSNVVLNTVTAATVRKVEGIQAMQSLRYDTRNEDTKFSFIDTDNNNVIAFHRKWDTKPSVLVVSNLSPSAQTVNVVSSSGLMDKKKPAKKAKVVVSSSAAFGDGKLVELDKVNLPSGTTLILGA, from the exons ATGGGAAGTCCAGAGAAACCGATAGATGTTGAAATGGGTGATATGAACGATGAAACGAAGCAGCTTAACCCCGATGTTAAAACTGACAGTGAGCTAAAAGAAGAAGATAAGGAGGAACGTTTCACTGGCCTCAAGAAAGAAGAGCTTATGG AAATTGCTAACCAGCCTCATTGGGTGCGTGCTAGGTGGGCATTATTCATCATTTTCTGGATAATATGGGTCGCCATGTTGGCTGGTGCCATTTTTATTGTGGTAACAGCTCCAAAATGTAAACCGGAACCAACTCCACAGTGGTATCAAGACGTTGTAGTTTATGAAGCCAAGGTCGATGAATTTGCCCAAAACTTTAAAG GAATGGAAGATCATTTGGATTATGTAAGCAAgtcacttttttcaaaagctGTCATGGTAGCTGGCGCTGGAAAAGAATCAGACCCAGCAGCAGTTACCAATAATGATGATGCTGGGTTTGAAAGTTTGGTTAAAACTGCAAATGAGAAAG AGATGAAGGTGATGGTTGATATCCCTGTTGACACCTTGTCGACGATGCACGACAATTTTGCTCAGAGTGCGACTGCTGCTTGTGCGTCAGATGCAAGTGGCATGTACTGCAACTTTTTTGTATGGAAAGCAAATGGAAGCACTTCTAATACT GATGATTATGCTGAATGGGTTTACAATCCTGATAGAATGGCCAACTACAAAGTAAGCAAGGACAGCCCCAATCGTGCATTCCTAAACTATGAAAGCCCTAAAGCTTGGGAATTTGTTAAG atgCTTGTCAAGTCCTGGTTTGATCGGAAAGTGGACGGCATTCAAATACGGGACGTTGGACATGTTCAAAACATTGAACCCAACAAATTAGTCAAAGATATTTGGGAAAAATTCTACACAAATGAAACCTCCAATGA AGCTCTGTTTGTCTACTCATCATCACCAAATCCAGAACTTAATCCGGTCATGCTTGATGTGAACAACACAAACACTGGAAAAAGTCCCATGATTTTGAGCGACCACTTGTCATCTCACGCCAATCTTGAAGCAGCAGGAAAAATGATGAGAGATGCCATTGAAGGATGGAGAAATTCTACTCGCCAGATTGGAGCAAACTTG CTAACTCCATTGGGTGGTTCACTTGTGGAGACTCGATTCTCGAACACAAGCATGGGAGCTGCTCTTAACCTTCTGTCAATTTCAATACCTGGTGTACCAGTTATTAGGTCCGGTGATGAGGTTGGCGCCTCATCTCCAGTCCTGACATGGGAAGCATCTGATCCAGAT AGTGCACCTGTCAATTCTTCCAACGTTGTTCTAAACACCGTCACGGCTGCAACAGTAAGAAAAGTGGAGGGAATTCAAGCCATGCAGTCTCTGCGTTACGATACACGCAATGAAGATACAAAGTTCAGCTTTATTGATACtg ACAACAACAATGTGATCGCATTCCATCGCAAATGGGACACTAAACCCTCTGTTTTGGTCGTGAGCAATTTGAGTCCCAGCGCTCAAACAGTGAACGTTGTTTCATCATCCGGTCTTATGGATAAGAAAAAACCAGCCAAAAAAGCCAAG GTTGTAGTGTCTTCTTCTGCGGCTTTTGGGGATGGTAAACTGGTTGAATTGGATAAAGTGAACTTGCCGTCTGGCACAACTCTGATCTTGGGCGCCTAG